A stretch of Carya illinoinensis cultivar Pawnee chromosome 14, C.illinoinensisPawnee_v1, whole genome shotgun sequence DNA encodes these proteins:
- the LOC122293300 gene encoding disease resistance protein RPV1-like isoform X1 produces the protein MATQTPSSSTSEHTKIRKRGNSSCSEEDEKIITSSPTSSSTPRWKYEVFLSFYGKDTRMSFTDHLYVDLKRKGILVFRDDEALKRGKCISQELSQAIQESQSAIVIFSAKYASSEWCLRELAEIVEWEEKNDLIIIPIFYHVDPSDVRNQRGTFKEAFAAHEKDPKVDIKEIDTWRNACIKVGNLAGEHIKGDRYESTIIKEIGRRIAHELNSRFSRHDYNKLVAIDSHVDRMIELLDMESDDVRFVGIHGMGGVGKTMLAEIIYDRVSNCRFEGSSFISCIREESKARGLASLQKQLLSMIMEEKIQIWDQNHGDRMRKKILHNKKVFIVLDDVDSDEQLTALAGDRKWFGPGSRVIITCRDSHLLRRYEVNPIYKVEQLEIAEALQLFSLSAFKETHPIEDYMDLSMDFVNYAQGLPLALKVLGSFLYEREIDAWKSEKDKLKAFPNPKIMDVLQISFNGLQKSQKDLFLDMACYFRGQHGVDYIFDDDMAESFGHYRIDVDVLIEKSLLSKSEYGLLSMHDLLKEMGQEIVQRECPQEPGKRSRIFCLEDLYQVLKNDAGTDAIKGIAVYSCPEMKQRLNAKALSKMTKLRFFKFHHSQSIKWHGKPLNYMQTNELRFIEWFGYHLKSWPSSFKPKNLTVLRMYSSQIKQLWKGSMDLDNLKELDMGHSENLIETPDLSGAPNLEIIDFQNCRSLCEVHPSIKELKQLKQLSMAGTGIKHLWKGTLVVLHNLKILNLSNCNNLIETPDLTGTPNLEEINFTDCTNLREVHPSIKVLKQIQIIRIIGTGIKHLWKGTLVVLHNLKFLALSYCKNLIETPDLTGTPNLEEIYFTGCTNLCEVHPSIKVLKQIKKIMIIGTGIKQLWKGSLMDLDNLKKLDMGHSENLIETPDLSGAPNLEIIDFQNCRSLCEVHPSIKELKQLKQLSMAGTGIKHLWKGTLVVLHNLKILNLSNCKNLIETPDLTRTPNLEEIDFTGCTNLCEVHPSIKVLKQIKKIMIIGTGIKQLWKGSLMVLHNLKKLHMGDSENLIETPDLSGAPNLEIIYFQNCRSLCEVHPSIKELKQLKELSMIGTGIKHLWKGTLVVLHNLKILALSYCKNLIETPDLTGTPNLEEIYFTGCTNLCEVHPSIKVLKQIKKIMIIGTGIKQLWKGSLMDFDNLKELDMGDSENLIETSDLSGAPNPEIIDFQNCRSLCEVHPSIKELKQLKELSMIGTGIKHLWKGTLVVLHNLKILNLSDCKNLIETPDLTGTPNLEEIYFIGCTNLREVHPSIKELKQLKELSMIGTGIKHLWKGTLVVLHNLKILDLTNCKNLIELPDLTGAQNLEEIYITGCTSLCEVHPSIKVLKQIQKIIIIGTGIKQLWNGSLMDLDNLKELDMGDSENLIETPDLSGAPNLEIIDFQNCRSLCEVHPSIKELKQLKELSMIGTGIKQLWNGTLVGLDNLKILDLGDCKNLIETPDLSGTPNLEEIDFIGCTNLCEVHPSIKVLKQIQKIIMAGTGIKHLWKGTSVGLDNLKILDLGDCKNLIEIPDLTGAQNLEEIYVTGCLSFCKVHPSIKVLKQIQKIIMAGTGIKQLWEGTLVQVLQNLKILDLSNCKNLIEIPDLTGAQNLEEIYLTGCTSLCEDHRSMKVLKQRQKIKMVG, from the exons ATGGCCACTCAAACACCCTCTTCATCTACTTCCGAACATACTAAGATAAGAAAAAGAGGCAATTCATCTTGTTcggaagaagatgaaaaaatcaTAACCTCTTCCCCAACTTCTTCCTCGACTCCTCGATGGAAATATGAAGTTTTCCTTAGTTTCTATGGCAAAGACACTCGCATGAGCTTTACGGATCATCTATATGTTGATTTAAAACGGAAAGGTATTCTCGTCTTTAGGGATGATGAAGCACTCAAGCGAGGAAAATGCATTTCTCAAGAGCTTTCGCAAGCAATTCAAGAATCTCAATCTGCCATAGTCATTTTTTCAGCAAAGTATGCTTCTTCCGAATGGTGCCTTAGGGAACTTGCCGAGATCGTTGAATGGGAGGAAAAGAATGATCTCATAATTATTCCTATTTTCTACCATGTGGATCCTTCAGACGTAAGAAATCAAAGAGGGACTTTTAAAGAAGCTTTCGCTGCACATGAAAAAGATCCCAAGGTAGACATCAAAGAGATTGATACGTGGAGAAATGCTTGCATAAAAGTCGGTAATCTTGCCGGAGAGCACATAAAGGGGGACAG GTACGAATCAACAATTATAAAAGAAATCGGTAGACGTATAGCTCATGAGTTGAATTCTAGATTCTCACGTCATGATTACAATAAACTTGTTGCAATAGACTCCCATGTAGACAGAATGATAGAGTTACTGGATATGGAATCAGATGATGTTCGCTTTGTAGGAATTCATGGGATGGGTGGCGTTGGTAAGACAATGCTGGctgaaataatttatgatagAGTTTCTAATTGTCGATTTGAAGGAAGCAGCTTTATTTCTTGCATTAGAGAAGAATCTAAAGCTCGTGGTCTAGCTTCTTTACAAAAACAACTTCTTTCTATGATCATGgaagaaaaaatacaaatatggGATCAAAACCATGGAGATCGGATGAGAAAGAAGATCCTGCATAATAAAAAGGTTTTTATCGTCCTTGATGATGTGGATAGTGACGAGCAACTAACGGCATTAGCAGGGGATCGGAAATGGTTTGGTCCAGGGAGTAGGGTGATCATAACATGCAGAGATAGTCATCTATTGAGAAGATATGAAGTGAATCCTATCTATAAGGTTGAGCAGCTTGAAATAGCAGAAGCTTTGCAACTCTTTAGTTTGTCAGCCTTCAAGGAAACCCATCCAATAGAGGATTACATGGATCTATCTATGGATTTTGTAAATTATGCTCAAGGCCTTCCTTTGGCTCTTAAAGTTTTGGGTTCCTTCCTatatgagagagaaatagatgCGTGGAAAAGTGAGAAAGATAAACTAAAAGCATTTCCGAATCCAAAAATTATGGATGTACTTCAAATAAGTTTTAATGGGCTGCAGAAATCACAAAAAGACTTATTTTTGGATATGGCGTGTTATTTCCGAGGACAGCATGGGGTGGATTACATATTTGATGATGACATGGCAGAAAGTTTTGGTCATTATCGCATTGATGTTGACGTTCTCATTGAGAAGTCCCTCTTAAGCAAATCAGAATATGGATTGTtgtccatgcatgatttgctaAAAGAAATGGGCCAGGAAATAGTTCAGCGTGAATGCCCTCAAGAACCAGGAAAACGTAGTAGAATCTTTTGCTTGGAGGATCTATATCAAGTATTGAAGAATGATGCT GGAACTGATGCAATTAAAGGCATAGCCGTGTATTCTTGTCCTGAAATGAAACAGAGACTCAATGCCAAAGCATTGTCAAAAATGacaaaattgagattttttaaattccaTCATTCTCAATCTATAAAATGGCATGGAAAACCTTTAAACTACATGCAAACCAATGAGTTGCGATTCATAGAGTGGTTTGGATATCATTTGAAATCTTGGCCGAGCAGTTTCAAACCAAAAAATCTTACTGTACTAAGGATGTATTCCAGCCAGATCAAACAATTATGGAAGGGGTCGATG GATTTAGACAATTTGAAGGAATTAGATATGGGTCATTCTGAGAATTTGATTGAAACTCCAGATTTGAGTGGAGCCCCAAATCTTGAGATAATAGACTTTCAAAATTGTAGAAGTTTATGCGAGGTCCACCCATCCATTAAAGAGCTCAAACAACTAAAACAATTATCCATGGCTGGCACAGGAATCAAACACCTATGGAAGGGGACGTTGGTG GTTTTACACAATTTGAAGATCTTAAATTTGAGTAATTGTAACAACTTGATTGAAACACCAGATTTGACAGGAACTCCAAATCTTGAGGAAATAAACTTTACAGATTGTACAAACTTGCGTGAGGTCCACCCATCCATCAAAGTGCTCAAGCAAATACAAATAATAAGGATAATTGGCACTGGAATCAAACACCTATGGAAGGGGACGTTGGTG GTTTTACACAATTTGAAGTTCTTAGCTTTGAGTTATTGTAAAAACTTGATTGAAACACCAGATTTGACAGGAACTCCAAATCTTGAGGAAATATACTTTACAGGTTGTACAAACTTGTGTGAGGTCCACCCATCCATCAAAGTgctcaaacaaattaaaaaaataatgataattggCACTGGAATCAAACAACTATGGAAGGGGTCGTTAATG GATTTAGacaatttgaagaaattagataTGGGTCATTCTGAGAATTTGATTGAAACTCCAGATTTGAGTGGAGCCCCAAATCTTGAGATAATAGACTTTCAAAATTGTAGAAGTTTATGCGAGGTCCACCCATCCATTAAAGAGCTCAAACAACTAAAACAATTATCCATGGCTGGCACAGGAATCAAACACCTATGGAAGGGGACGTTGGTG GTTTTACACAATTTGAAGATCTTAAATTTGAGTAATTGTAAAAACTTGATTGAAACACCAGATTTGACAAGAACTCCAAATCTTGAGGAAATAGACTTTACAGGTTGTACAAACTTGTGTGAGGTCCACCCATCCATCAAAGTgctcaaacaaattaaaaaaataatgataattggCACTGGAATCAAACAACTATGGAAGGGGTCGTTAATG GTTTTACacaatttgaagaaattacatATGGGTGATTCTGAGAATTTGATTGAAACTCCAGATTTGAGTGGAGCCCCAAATCTTGAGATAATATACTTTCAAAATTGTAGAAGTTTATGTGAGGTCCACCCATCCATTAAAGAGctcaaacaactaaaagaattaTCCATGATtggcaccggaatcaaacaccTATGGAAGGGGACGTTGGTG GTTTTACACAATTTAAAGATCTTAGCTTTGAGTTATTGTAAAAACTTGATTGAAACACCAGATTTGACAGGAACTCCAAATCTTGAGGAAATATACTTTACAGGTTGTACAAACTTGTGTGAGGTCCACCCATCCATCAAAGTgctcaaacaaattaaaaaaataatgataattggCACTGGAATCAAACAACTATGGAAGGGGTCGTTAATG GATTTTGACAATTTGAAGGAATTAGATATGGGTGATTCTGAGAATTTGATTGAAACTTCAGATTTGAGTGGAGCCCCAAATCCTGAGATAATAGACTTTCAAAATTGTAGAAGTTTATGTGAGGTCCACCCATCCATTAAAGAGctcaaacaactaaaagaattaTCCATGATtggcaccggaatcaaacaccTATGGAAGGGGACGTTGGTG GTTTTACACAATTTGAAGATCTTAAATTTGAGTGATTGTAAAAACTTGATTGAAACACCAGATTTGACAGGAACTCCAAATCTTGAGGAAATATACTTTATAGGTTGTACAAACTTGCGTGAGGTCCACCCATCCATTAAAGAGctcaaacaactaaaagaattaTCCATGATtggcaccggaatcaaacaccTATGGAAGGGGACGTTGGTG GTTTTACACAATTTGAAGATCTTAGATCTGACTAATTGTAAGAACTTGATTGAACTACCAGATTTGACAGGAGCCCAAAATCTTGAGGAAATATACATTACAGGTTGTACAAGCTTGTGTGAGGTCCACCCATCCATCAAAGTGCtcaaacaaattcaaaaaataataataattggcaCTGGAATCAAACAACTATGGAATGGGTCGTTAATG GATTTAGACAATTTGAAGGAATTAGATATGGGTGATTCTGAGAATTTGATTGAAACTCCAGATTTGAGTGGAGCCCCAAATCTTGAGATAATAGACTTTCAAAATTGTAGAAGTTTATGTGAGGTCCACCCATCCATTAAAGAGctcaaacaactaaaagaattaTCCATGATtggcaccggaatcaaacaactaTGGAATGGGACGTTGGTG GGTTTAGACAATTTGAAGATCTTAGATCTGGGTGATTGTAAGAACTTGATTGAAACACCAGATTTGTCAGGAACCCCAAATCTTGAGGAAATAGACTTTATAGGTTGTACAAACTTGTGTGAGGTCCACCCATCCATCAAAGTGCTCAAGCAAATACAGAAAATAATAATGGCTGGCACAGGAATCAAACACCTATGGAAGGGGACGTCAGTG GGTTTAGACAATTTAAAGATCTTAGATCTGGGTGATTGTAAGAACTTGATTGAAATACCAGATTTGACAGGTGCCCAAAATCTTGAGGAAATATACGTTACAGGTTGTCTAAGCTTTTGTAAGGTCCACCCATCCATCAAAGTGCtcaaacaaattcaaaaaataataatggctGGCACTGGAATCAAACAACTATGGGAGGGGACGTTGGTG CAGGTTTTACAGAATTTGAAGATCTTAGATTTGAGTAATTGTAAGAACTTGATTGAAATACCAGATTTGACAGGAGCCCAAAATCTTGAGGAAATATACTTAACAGGTTGTACAAGCCTGTGTGAGGACCACCGATCCATGAAAGTTCTCAagcaaagacaaaaaataaaaatggttggCTAA
- the LOC122293300 gene encoding TMV resistance protein N-like isoform X2, with amino-acid sequence MATQTPSSSTSEHTKIRKRGNSSCSEEDEKIITSSPTSSSTPRWKYEVFLSFYGKDTRMSFTDHLYVDLKRKGILVFRDDEALKRGKCISQELSQAIQESQSAIVIFSAKYASSEWCLRELAEIVEWEEKNDLIIIPIFYHVDPSDVRNQRGTFKEAFAAHEKDPKVDIKEIDTWRNACIKVGNLAGEHIKGDRYESTIIKEIGRRIAHELNSRFSRHDYNKLVAIDSHVDRMIELLDMESDDVRFVGIHGMGGVGKTMLAEIIYDRVSNCRFEGSSFISCIREESKARGLASLQKQLLSMIMEEKIQIWDQNHGDRMRKKILHNKKVFIVLDDVDSDEQLTALAGDRKWFGPGSRVIITCRDSHLLRRYEVNPIYKVEQLEIAEALQLFSLSAFKETHPIEDYMDLSMDFVNYAQGLPLALKVLGSFLYEREIDAWKSEKDKLKAFPNPKIMDVLQISFNGLQKSQKDLFLDMACYFRGQHGVDYIFDDDMAESFGHYRIDVDVLIEKSLLSKSEYGLLSMHDLLKEMGQEIVQRECPQEPGKRSRIFCLEDLYQVLKNDAGTDAIKGIAVYSCPEMKQRLNAKALSKMTKLRFFKFHHSQSIKWHGKPLNYMQTNELRFIEWFGYHLKSWPSSFKPKNLTVLRMYSSQIKQLWKGSMDLDNLKELDMGHSENLIETPDLSGAPNLEIIDFQNCRSLCEVHPSIKELKQLKQLSMAGTGIKHLWKGTLVVLHNLKILNLSNCNNLIETPDLTGTPNLEEINFTDCTNLREVHPSIKVLKQIQIIRIIGTGIKHLWKGTLVVLHNLKFLALSYCKNLIETPDLTGTPNLEEIYFTGCTNLCEVHPSIKVLKQIKKIMIIGTGIKQLWKGSLMDLDNLKKLDMGHSENLIETPDLSGAPNLEIIDFQNCRSLCEVHPSIKELKQLKQLSMAGTGIKHLWKGTLVVLHNLKILNLSNCKNLIETPDLTRTPNLEEIDFTGCTNLCEVHPSIKVLKQIKKIMIIGTGIKQLWKGSLMVLHNLKKLHMGDSENLIETPDLSGAPNLEIIYFQNCRSLCEVHPSIKELKQLKELSMIGTGIKHLWKGTLVVLHNLKILALSYCKNLIETPDLTGTPNLEEIYFTGCTNLCEVHPSIKVLKQIKKIMIIGTGIKQLWKGSLMDFDNLKELDMGDSENLIETSDLSGAPNPEIIDFQNCRSLCEVHPSIKELKQLKELSMIGTGIKHLWKGTLVVLHNLKILNLSDCKNLIETPDLTGTPNLEEIYFIGCTNLREVHPSIKELKQLKELSMIGTGIKHLWKGTLVVLHNLKILDLTNCKNLIELPDLTGAQNLEEIYITGCTSLCEVHPSIKVLKQIQKIIIIGTGIKQLWNGSLMDLDNLKELDMGDSENLIETPDLSGAPNLEIIDFQNCRSLCEVHPSIKELKQLKELSMIGTGIKQLWNGTLVGLDNLKILDLGDCKNLIETPDLSGTPNLEEIDFIGCTNLCEVHPSIKVLKQIQKIIMAGTGIKHLWKGTSVGLDNLKILDLGDCKNLIEIPDLTGAQNLEEIYVTGCLSFCKVHPSIKVLKQIQKIIMAGTGIKQLWEGTLVVLQNLKILDLSNCKNLIEIPDLTGAQNLEEIYLTGCTSLCEDHRSMKVLKQRQKIKMVG; translated from the exons ATGGCCACTCAAACACCCTCTTCATCTACTTCCGAACATACTAAGATAAGAAAAAGAGGCAATTCATCTTGTTcggaagaagatgaaaaaatcaTAACCTCTTCCCCAACTTCTTCCTCGACTCCTCGATGGAAATATGAAGTTTTCCTTAGTTTCTATGGCAAAGACACTCGCATGAGCTTTACGGATCATCTATATGTTGATTTAAAACGGAAAGGTATTCTCGTCTTTAGGGATGATGAAGCACTCAAGCGAGGAAAATGCATTTCTCAAGAGCTTTCGCAAGCAATTCAAGAATCTCAATCTGCCATAGTCATTTTTTCAGCAAAGTATGCTTCTTCCGAATGGTGCCTTAGGGAACTTGCCGAGATCGTTGAATGGGAGGAAAAGAATGATCTCATAATTATTCCTATTTTCTACCATGTGGATCCTTCAGACGTAAGAAATCAAAGAGGGACTTTTAAAGAAGCTTTCGCTGCACATGAAAAAGATCCCAAGGTAGACATCAAAGAGATTGATACGTGGAGAAATGCTTGCATAAAAGTCGGTAATCTTGCCGGAGAGCACATAAAGGGGGACAG GTACGAATCAACAATTATAAAAGAAATCGGTAGACGTATAGCTCATGAGTTGAATTCTAGATTCTCACGTCATGATTACAATAAACTTGTTGCAATAGACTCCCATGTAGACAGAATGATAGAGTTACTGGATATGGAATCAGATGATGTTCGCTTTGTAGGAATTCATGGGATGGGTGGCGTTGGTAAGACAATGCTGGctgaaataatttatgatagAGTTTCTAATTGTCGATTTGAAGGAAGCAGCTTTATTTCTTGCATTAGAGAAGAATCTAAAGCTCGTGGTCTAGCTTCTTTACAAAAACAACTTCTTTCTATGATCATGgaagaaaaaatacaaatatggGATCAAAACCATGGAGATCGGATGAGAAAGAAGATCCTGCATAATAAAAAGGTTTTTATCGTCCTTGATGATGTGGATAGTGACGAGCAACTAACGGCATTAGCAGGGGATCGGAAATGGTTTGGTCCAGGGAGTAGGGTGATCATAACATGCAGAGATAGTCATCTATTGAGAAGATATGAAGTGAATCCTATCTATAAGGTTGAGCAGCTTGAAATAGCAGAAGCTTTGCAACTCTTTAGTTTGTCAGCCTTCAAGGAAACCCATCCAATAGAGGATTACATGGATCTATCTATGGATTTTGTAAATTATGCTCAAGGCCTTCCTTTGGCTCTTAAAGTTTTGGGTTCCTTCCTatatgagagagaaatagatgCGTGGAAAAGTGAGAAAGATAAACTAAAAGCATTTCCGAATCCAAAAATTATGGATGTACTTCAAATAAGTTTTAATGGGCTGCAGAAATCACAAAAAGACTTATTTTTGGATATGGCGTGTTATTTCCGAGGACAGCATGGGGTGGATTACATATTTGATGATGACATGGCAGAAAGTTTTGGTCATTATCGCATTGATGTTGACGTTCTCATTGAGAAGTCCCTCTTAAGCAAATCAGAATATGGATTGTtgtccatgcatgatttgctaAAAGAAATGGGCCAGGAAATAGTTCAGCGTGAATGCCCTCAAGAACCAGGAAAACGTAGTAGAATCTTTTGCTTGGAGGATCTATATCAAGTATTGAAGAATGATGCT GGAACTGATGCAATTAAAGGCATAGCCGTGTATTCTTGTCCTGAAATGAAACAGAGACTCAATGCCAAAGCATTGTCAAAAATGacaaaattgagattttttaaattccaTCATTCTCAATCTATAAAATGGCATGGAAAACCTTTAAACTACATGCAAACCAATGAGTTGCGATTCATAGAGTGGTTTGGATATCATTTGAAATCTTGGCCGAGCAGTTTCAAACCAAAAAATCTTACTGTACTAAGGATGTATTCCAGCCAGATCAAACAATTATGGAAGGGGTCGATG GATTTAGACAATTTGAAGGAATTAGATATGGGTCATTCTGAGAATTTGATTGAAACTCCAGATTTGAGTGGAGCCCCAAATCTTGAGATAATAGACTTTCAAAATTGTAGAAGTTTATGCGAGGTCCACCCATCCATTAAAGAGCTCAAACAACTAAAACAATTATCCATGGCTGGCACAGGAATCAAACACCTATGGAAGGGGACGTTGGTG GTTTTACACAATTTGAAGATCTTAAATTTGAGTAATTGTAACAACTTGATTGAAACACCAGATTTGACAGGAACTCCAAATCTTGAGGAAATAAACTTTACAGATTGTACAAACTTGCGTGAGGTCCACCCATCCATCAAAGTGCTCAAGCAAATACAAATAATAAGGATAATTGGCACTGGAATCAAACACCTATGGAAGGGGACGTTGGTG GTTTTACACAATTTGAAGTTCTTAGCTTTGAGTTATTGTAAAAACTTGATTGAAACACCAGATTTGACAGGAACTCCAAATCTTGAGGAAATATACTTTACAGGTTGTACAAACTTGTGTGAGGTCCACCCATCCATCAAAGTgctcaaacaaattaaaaaaataatgataattggCACTGGAATCAAACAACTATGGAAGGGGTCGTTAATG GATTTAGacaatttgaagaaattagataTGGGTCATTCTGAGAATTTGATTGAAACTCCAGATTTGAGTGGAGCCCCAAATCTTGAGATAATAGACTTTCAAAATTGTAGAAGTTTATGCGAGGTCCACCCATCCATTAAAGAGCTCAAACAACTAAAACAATTATCCATGGCTGGCACAGGAATCAAACACCTATGGAAGGGGACGTTGGTG GTTTTACACAATTTGAAGATCTTAAATTTGAGTAATTGTAAAAACTTGATTGAAACACCAGATTTGACAAGAACTCCAAATCTTGAGGAAATAGACTTTACAGGTTGTACAAACTTGTGTGAGGTCCACCCATCCATCAAAGTgctcaaacaaattaaaaaaataatgataattggCACTGGAATCAAACAACTATGGAAGGGGTCGTTAATG GTTTTACacaatttgaagaaattacatATGGGTGATTCTGAGAATTTGATTGAAACTCCAGATTTGAGTGGAGCCCCAAATCTTGAGATAATATACTTTCAAAATTGTAGAAGTTTATGTGAGGTCCACCCATCCATTAAAGAGctcaaacaactaaaagaattaTCCATGATtggcaccggaatcaaacaccTATGGAAGGGGACGTTGGTG GTTTTACACAATTTAAAGATCTTAGCTTTGAGTTATTGTAAAAACTTGATTGAAACACCAGATTTGACAGGAACTCCAAATCTTGAGGAAATATACTTTACAGGTTGTACAAACTTGTGTGAGGTCCACCCATCCATCAAAGTgctcaaacaaattaaaaaaataatgataattggCACTGGAATCAAACAACTATGGAAGGGGTCGTTAATG GATTTTGACAATTTGAAGGAATTAGATATGGGTGATTCTGAGAATTTGATTGAAACTTCAGATTTGAGTGGAGCCCCAAATCCTGAGATAATAGACTTTCAAAATTGTAGAAGTTTATGTGAGGTCCACCCATCCATTAAAGAGctcaaacaactaaaagaattaTCCATGATtggcaccggaatcaaacaccTATGGAAGGGGACGTTGGTG GTTTTACACAATTTGAAGATCTTAAATTTGAGTGATTGTAAAAACTTGATTGAAACACCAGATTTGACAGGAACTCCAAATCTTGAGGAAATATACTTTATAGGTTGTACAAACTTGCGTGAGGTCCACCCATCCATTAAAGAGctcaaacaactaaaagaattaTCCATGATtggcaccggaatcaaacaccTATGGAAGGGGACGTTGGTG GTTTTACACAATTTGAAGATCTTAGATCTGACTAATTGTAAGAACTTGATTGAACTACCAGATTTGACAGGAGCCCAAAATCTTGAGGAAATATACATTACAGGTTGTACAAGCTTGTGTGAGGTCCACCCATCCATCAAAGTGCtcaaacaaattcaaaaaataataataattggcaCTGGAATCAAACAACTATGGAATGGGTCGTTAATG GATTTAGACAATTTGAAGGAATTAGATATGGGTGATTCTGAGAATTTGATTGAAACTCCAGATTTGAGTGGAGCCCCAAATCTTGAGATAATAGACTTTCAAAATTGTAGAAGTTTATGTGAGGTCCACCCATCCATTAAAGAGctcaaacaactaaaagaattaTCCATGATtggcaccggaatcaaacaactaTGGAATGGGACGTTGGTG GGTTTAGACAATTTGAAGATCTTAGATCTGGGTGATTGTAAGAACTTGATTGAAACACCAGATTTGTCAGGAACCCCAAATCTTGAGGAAATAGACTTTATAGGTTGTACAAACTTGTGTGAGGTCCACCCATCCATCAAAGTGCTCAAGCAAATACAGAAAATAATAATGGCTGGCACAGGAATCAAACACCTATGGAAGGGGACGTCAGTG GGTTTAGACAATTTAAAGATCTTAGATCTGGGTGATTGTAAGAACTTGATTGAAATACCAGATTTGACAGGTGCCCAAAATCTTGAGGAAATATACGTTACAGGTTGTCTAAGCTTTTGTAAGGTCCACCCATCCATCAAAGTGCtcaaacaaattcaaaaaataataatggctGGCACTGGAATCAAACAACTATGGGAGGGGACGTTGGTG GTTTTACAGAATTTGAAGATCTTAGATTTGAGTAATTGTAAGAACTTGATTGAAATACCAGATTTGACAGGAGCCCAAAATCTTGAGGAAATATACTTAACAGGTTGTACAAGCCTGTGTGAGGACCACCGATCCATGAAAGTTCTCAagcaaagacaaaaaataaaaatggttggCTAA